The nucleotide window CATGCCGCAAACCGGTTCAAGTATGACGACCGTCTTGCAAAAGTTTGTGACTCGGCCTGTCGTAGGTTGTGCGGCCCACGCCGGCTTCGACCTGAACGACCTGAGCGGACTGAGCCGAGAAGAGGTGTACGCTCATCATCTGCTCCTGTCGTATCATCCATATCGTAACTGGACGACATCTGCATCGCAGAACGTTTATGTCCAAAATGGCGCGGAGCGTTGGAGTGAGCGTTGCGCGGGCTCGGTGGCCCTGAGGAATTGCGAGAATTAGGTCCAGCGAGCTTCGACCTCGCAGCATTCGGAAATGGGGACTCATTATCAAATAGCGAGGCATGGCCGTTACCAGGCTGTCTGCCCCAGCGACCaatgtggtgatggtgtcTCGTCGTACCTCGTGTTGACCCACTGCCACCACTGCGGTTAGAGCCTTTGCCATCCTCAGTTTCGACTGCTAAGCTCTCATTTCCGTTGCTGGTAAAAGTGTTGACGAAtttcatcgtcttcttggGTCCATGAGCAGGTCCTCCACTCTCCATAATACCATAAATGGATCGCAGATTCTGGCGATCAGCCTGGCTAGCCATAGATGTAGCACTGGGAGTCCTTGAATGAAATCGGCGTCCAGCCCGATCATTGCCATCCGGAGGGTTAGAGTCGTAAACAAAGGTCTCTTCAGAATCCGAGGTGTTTGCTTCGTCAACAGCGCTAGCAATCGTTGCCTCGAAAACATCAGCTTTGGAGGATGCTGGATAGATATTAGCAACATCCCTCAATGTCAGTGTCACTAGTTCAGGCTCACCATTCCCTGCGTTTACTGGGGGCTGTTTGCGTGTaaccttcttcttatcctttTTCGGTTTTATTGTCTCCGTGCTCTGTTTCGTCTTCAGAGTTCCATTTGTTCCTTCACTTTTCTGGGCGGTTGTGAGCGCAACCTGTGGCACGCTTGGAACAGTCTCGGTCTCTACTGTCATGGTCTGTATAGATCCATCCTGCTTCGACTTCATTTGCTTATTCGACATGGCACTAGACTGTCGAGTAATTATGGGTGGAGGAACGGATGTCGGTCTTCTTGTCTCCgccttgttgttgctggtgtCGCTTCCACTCTCTTGACCGACCAAGCTGTTCTTTGCTCGTAGAGCCCGTCCATCGGGAAGTGCGGTATCAGAATAGTTGTCGGTGCTTGATAACTTTTCCTTCACCTTTTCCACTAAAGCCGACCCGCTTGGAGGATTGGGAGAGTTTGGTAAACTGACTTCTTGAACCGTTTCCAACGCTACGCGAGCTGGAGTTCGCATACCAGATGGATACTGCAACTCCTCCATCTCGCTCTCCGATATCGTTTGTTGCTCCATAGGCTGCGGCGACGGCGTAGGTCGTTGAACACTAATGGAAGGAAGATCCTGCTCGCTGCGACGTGCAGGAATTGCCGGTCTGTTACTAAACTGGGGGGGAGGCGATCGCAGGCGGGGCGATACGGGCCATCGCGGGCTGTCTTTGAGGTCTGCGTTGAAGCCTGGCTTTTGTGGGGTCGGTGCTTGGatctgttgttgttgttgttgttcttgggaAGGTGTAAGTGTTGGAGTGTTGGTCGAGGACAATGAGCGCGATGGGGCAGCGGAGGACAAGCTTGGTCGTGTCGTGCGTGAAGGACTATTATCGGTTTGGCTGTTTTTACGAGATCGATTACCAGGCAAGCGGTTTGCTGAAGCAGTCCTTCGAGGGCGTCGCGTGGGGGAAGAATCTCTTGAGGCCAAGGGCGAAGGACCTACAGAATTGTTGGCAGAGGATTGTTTTGAGTTCTGACTTCCTGTTGTTGCGCTTGAGGATGTTGCAGATGGGTCGGTCACGTTACGAGACGTACGACCGACGCCAGATGTGCCGTCTGAGACGGCAGATGACTTGTCCATGATGACGGTGGCCTGTGGGAATGGTGGAGTGAATGCCTAGCGAGCATACCACCGGGACGGGCCTTAGCAGGGACAATGAATTGCAAAGCAGATTTCAGAATAGATCATTGTGGTTGGCTCGTCATTGAAACAGAATGGGCGTATGGCCGAGATCGAGGGCCGCGAGAATGTCCAGGAGGGAAAGCCTGCAAAGAGAAGCTAACCCAACCTATTCCGGACGGCTGCTGGCACCTGTCTGTCGAGTGTATGGCAGACGACACAAGCGGACGGGCGGGATATGGCTGGGCAGACAAAGGGTGAGGGCGGATGCAGGTTGACTAGACAGGTAGGAAGAGTATTGAACTAAACGAGGGCGAAACAGTCGGCATGTACAGGATAGAGAAAACGGTGCGATGACGAGATGTAGTGAAACCGTTTATTGTCGTAAAAGAcgtgatggtggtggtggtggtggtgttgaggtcgAGAGTAAGTAGTAGtgagcgagcgagcgagcgagcaaGTGAGTAAGTACAGTATGATGGTAGTGGTTGGCGGGAGTGACGGTGGGTGTAGGCGAGAAGATGGTGGTGGACGTAGTCTTGGCCGTAATGTgatggatgtggatgtgaGAGAAAAGGTGACGCTGGTGTTGTACCCGGCCGTACCTATATCCGCACTCCCGTCAGGTCCTGGTTAAAAATCCGATTACTGACGCAGCCGGGTACGTAGATCAAAGTACCTTTTTTCTTGTCCTTTTTTTTTCGCTCACTCAGAGAGTCTTCCGGAAGAGCAGCGCCCCCCAAAATAAGAGACATGGGCTGGCTCCCGGGATGGGGCCTGGAAAAGAACCAG belongs to Fusarium oxysporum Fo47 chromosome V, complete sequence and includes:
- a CDS encoding vacuolar segregation subunit 7-domain-containing protein, with product MDKSSAVSDGTSGVGRTSRNVTDPSATSSSATTGSQNSKQSSANNSVGPSPLASRDSSPTRRPRRTASANRLPGNRSRKNSQTDNSPSRTTRPSLSSAAPSRSLSSTNTPTLTPSQEQQQQQQIQAPTPQKPGFNADLKDSPRWPVSPRLRSPPPQFSNRPAIPARRSEQDLPSISVQRPTPSPQPMEQQTISESEMEELQYPSGMRTPARVALETVQEVSLPNSPNPPSGSALVEKVKEKLSSTDNYSDTALPDGRALRAKNSLVGQESGSDTSNNKAETRRPTSVPPPIITRQSSAMSNKQMKSKQDGSIQTMTVETETVPSVPQVALTTAQKSEGTNGTLKTKQSTETIKPKKDKKKVTRKQPPVNAGNASSKADVFEATIASAVDEANTSDSEETFVYDSNPPDGNDRAGRRFHSRTPSATSMASQADRQNLRSIYGIMESGGPAHGPKKTMKFVNTFTSNGNESLAVETEDGKGSNRSGGSGSTRGTTRHHHHIGRWGRQPGNGHASLFDNESPFPNAARSKLAGPNSRNSSGPPSPRNAHSNAPRHFGHKRSAMQMSSSYDMDDTTGADDERTPLLGSVRSGRSGRSRRGPHNLRQAESQTFARRSSYLNRFAACLVLTMMFMLVITGAIGFMFATSQPMTGIEITAIHNVVTSDQVLMFDLTVKAHNPNIVVVTIDHANLEVFAKSEYTGTDSDWWARPFPHGPDDLRVSDDPENDPPLDDPDPDDDLRPNVLLGRITEFDSPLTFEGSLFHQGTSSSTGEMQLEYPLNNTVGGSRRWERIYQNEFDLIVKGVVKYTLPMSARIRSATVSGRKAVSPNSSNDPSNSTKVEPSN